TCTTCGTCCAGTCGTCGAGCCGGTCGTTCGCGCGGTCCGGGTCGCGGTCGGCGCGCAGGAGTTCTTCGAGAAGCGCGGCGAACTCGTCGCTCGCGCGGTCGCTTTCCTCCAGGCGCGGAATCAGGCGGACGCGCACGCCGTCGAGGACGCGCTGGGGGGAGAACCGTGAGTCCGCGGTCGCGGGGTCGTCGGTCATTGCCCGACGAGAGGGCGACTGTGCCCTTGAATCCCGCGCTGGCGTGGTGGGTTCGGGGCCGGAGTCGGCGGTCGCGGGTGAGCGAACCGGCACCACGCTTTCGGGGCTGGCGACACGACCCTCAATCGGATGTCAGACTCCGAGCCAGTGATGTGTCCCGTCTGCGGTTGGACGGGCGATACCGAGGAGGTGGCGGGCGCAGAGACAGCGACGGCGTGTCCGACCTGCGGCGAACCGCTCGGCGACGTGGCGTGAGCGCGGCGCCTCTACCTTTTTCACGGCCGGCGGGCAACGCCGTGGTATGCGAGTCGCAGTACTCGGCGCTGGCACGATGGGCCACGGCATCGCGCAGGTCTCCGCGATGGCGGGCCACGACGTGGCGCTCCGAGACGTGGACGACGACATCGTACAGGACGGCCTCGACGCCATCGAGTCGAACCTCGCGGGCGGCGTGGAGCGCGACAAAGTCACCGACGACGAGATGGCGGCGACGCTCGCGCGCATCGAGGGGACGACCGACCTCGCCACGGCCGCGGGGGACGCCGACCTCGTCGTAGAGGCTGTCCCGGAGGACGTGGAACTCAAGCAGAACGTGCTCGGAGAGGCCGAAGGCGTCGCGCCAGCGGACGCCGTGCTGGCGTCGAACACGTCGAGTCTGCCGGTGACGGAAATCGCGGCGGCCTTGGAGCGACCCGGCCAGTTCGTCGGCCTGCACTTCTTCAACCCCGTCCACATCATGGCGCTCGTCGAGGTGGTGGTCGCCGAGCAGACGAGCGACGCGACCCGCGAGTTCGCGAGCGAGTACGTCGAAGGCATCGAGAAGACCGCGGTGGAGGTCCAGGATTCGCCTGGGTTCGCGTCCTCCCGACTCGGCGTCGCGCTCGGCGTCGAGGCGATGCGGATGGTCGAGGAGGGCGTCGCCAGCCCCCGGGACGTGGACGCGTCGATGGAACTCGGCTACAACCACCCGATGGGGCCAATCGAACTCGGGGACGTGGTCGGACTCGACGTGCGACTGGACATCCTCGAACACCTCCGCGAGGAGCTCGGTGAGCGCTTCCGCCCGCCCCAGATTCTCAAGCGCAAGGTGCGCGCGGGCAAGCTCGGGAAGAAGACCGGCGAGGGGTTCTACGTCTGGGAGGACGGCGAAATCGTCGGGGTGTCCGAATGACCGTCGCCGACACCGCCGCGGACTGCGAATTCGTCGAAGTCACGGAGGACGACCCCGAGCACGTCACTACCGTCACCATCGACCGGCCGGACGCGCGCAACGCGCTGAACGCACAGTTGCGCGAGGAACTGAAGTCTGTCTGCGCCGCAATCGACGACAGCGACGCGCGCGTCGTCGTGCTGACGGGAAGCGAGGACGCCGGCGCGTTCGTCGCGGGCGCGGACGTGGGCGAACTCCGCGAGCGCAACGCCGTCGAGCAGCGCCGCGCGAGCGAACGCCCCCGCGTCTACGAGGTCGTCGAAGACCTGCGCCAGCCCGTGATTGCGCGCTTGAACGGGCACGCGCTCGGCGGCGGCCTCGAACTCGCGCTCGCCTGCGACGTGCGCGTCTGCCACGAGCGCGCGAAACTCGGGAGCCCCGAAATCAACCTCGGCATCATCCCGGGCGGCGGCGCGACCCAGCGCCTCCCCCGGGTCGTCGGCGAGGGCCAGGCGATGAAACTGGTGCTCTCCGGCGACCTCGTCGGCGCCGAGGAGGCGCGAGACATCGGGCTCGTGGAGGACGTGTACGGCGACGACTTCGACGACGAGGTGTACGACCTCGCGGCGTCGATGGCCGACAACAGCCCGCTCGCGCTCGAATACGGGAAGGACGCCGTGAAGGCGGCCTCGCGGATGGACCTCGAATCGGGCATCGACTACGAGGCAGAGTTGTTCGCGCAACTGTTCGCCACCGCGGACAAAGACGAGGGCATCGACGCGTTCTTCGAGGACCGCGACCCGGAGTGGCAGGGCCGATAACAACCCTTTCAAACGTCGCCCTCGCAGGGAAACTATGCACCGCAGGGTGGCGTGCTGTATCGTCGGCTTGCTCGTCGTGGCGTCCGTCGTCGCGCCCGCCGCGGCGGCGACCACGCCGGACGAGGCCATCGGGATGCCCGAGGAGTTCGACCCGGACTCCGTGTCGCTGTCGGCGGCGTTACAGGCCGACGGCGACGCTGACTGGCAGTTCACGTACCGGATGCGGCTGACGAACGAGAACGAGACGGCGGCCTTCGAGGAGTTACAGGACGACGTGCAGGCGAACACGTCGACGTACGTCGACCGGTTCCGCAGTCGAATCACGGAGACGGTGGCGTCCGCCGAGAGCGCCACGGGTCGGAACATGTCCGTGGGGAACGTCTCCGTGTCGACGCGCGTCAACAGCCTGAACGAGGACTCGCTGGGCGTCGTGACGTACAGTTTCGAGTGGGGGAGTTTCGCCGCCGTGGAGGGCGACACCGTCGCGGCGGGCGACGCCCTCGAGGGTTTCTACCTCGACAACGAGACGTCGCTGACCGTGTCGTGGCCTGACGGCTACGAGGCGGCCGAAATCGACCCCGAGGGCGAGCGACCGCGGGAAGACGCCGTGGTCTGGTCGGGGCCACTGGAGTTCGGCGCCGGGCAGCCGAGTGTCGTGGTCGCGCCGAGCGACGAGGAGACGACGACTGAGGACAACACGGTCGACCTGACGGACACCGAGGGCGGGCCGAGCGACGCGAACTCCGGCGGCGCCCCGTCGCTGGCGACGCTCGCCGGCGGCTTGCTCGTCGTGCTCGCTGTCGCGGGCGGCGGGTGGCTCTACTGGTCGCGGAACGGCCGCGACGAGGGCGACGGCCCGGTTCCCACGCCCGGCGACACCGGAGGCGGCGGCGCGGCGGCCGCGGCGGCCGACGACGGCGACGAGGACGCCGGCGAGCCCTCGGAGAGCGAGCAGAACGAACCGCCGGCGGAGTTGTTGAGCAACGAGGAGCGCGTCGAGCGCTTCCTCGAATCCCAGGGCGGGCGCGCGAAACAGCAGGCCGTCGTCGAGGAACTCGGGTGGACGGAGGCGAAGACGAGCCAGGTGGTCAAGCAGATGCGCGAGGACGACCAACTCGAATCGTTCCGCATCGGCCGCGAGAACGTCCTGAAACTGCCGGACGCCGACGACCTCGACGAGTAGCGTCGTCGTGTGGGTCGGTGGCACGGCGGCCGCGATGCGGCATATCCTTATAGGCGCGGCAAGTTCTGCCCGAACATGACCGAGAGTGGGCCACTCGACAACATGCTCGCGCAGATGGAGCAGGCGCGGGAGTACGTCGACATCGACGACGGCATCTTCACACGACTGCAGTCCCCGGAGCGCACGCTCACCGTGAGCCTCCCGGTCCGGATGGACGACGGGAGCGTCGAAGTGTTCGAAGCGTACCGGTGTCAGTTCGACAGCGCGCGCGGTCCGTTCAAGGGCGGCATCCGCTACCACCCGAACGTCTCCCAGGAGGAGGTCTCCGCGCTCGCGGGCTGGATGACGTGGAAGACCGCGCTCGTCGACCTGCCGTTCGGCGGCGCGAAGGGCGGCATCATCTGTAACCCGAAGGAGCTCTCCGACGCCGAAATCGAACAACTCACCCGCCGGTACACCGAGGGCATCCGTCGGATGATCGGCCCGGAGATCGACATCCCCGCGCCGGACATGAACACGAACCCGCGCACGATGGCGTGGATCATGGACACGTACTCGATGTACCAGGGGTACGCCGTTCCCGAGGTCGTCACCGGGAAACCGCCGGAAATCGGCGGGACCGACGGCCGCGTCGAGGCGACCGGTCGCGGCGTCGCCATCATCACCGAGGAGACCTTCGAGTACTTCGACACGGACGTCGAGAACGCCGACGTGGCGATTCAGGGCTTCGGGAACGTCGGGAGCGTCACTGCCCAACTGCTCGACGAGCGCGGCGCGAACGTCGTCGCCGTCTCCGACGTGACGGGCGCCATCTACGACCCGGACGGCCTCGACATCGACGCGGTGCTCGACTACGTCGCGGGCAACGACGGCCGCCTCGAAGGCTACGACGCGGAGGCCATCACGAACGACGACCTGCTCACGCTCGACGTGGACGCCCTGATTCCGGCGGCCATCGAGGACGTCATCACCGTCGACGTCGCCGAGCGCCTCGAAGCCGACGTGGTCGTGGAGGCCGCCAACGGCCCGACGACGTTCGACGCGGCGAACGTCCTCGAAGAGCGCGGCGTGCCGGTCGTACCGGACATCCTCGCGAACGCGGGCGGCGTCATCGTCTCGTACCTCGAGTGGGTGCAGAACAGCCAGCAGTACTCCTGGGAGGTCGAGGAGGTCAACCGCGACCTCGAAGAGCGCCTGACGACGTCCTTCGACGAGATGCTCACCGCCTACGAGGAGAAGTCGATTCCGACGCTGCGCACCGCGGCGTACACCATCGCGCTCGAACGCACGGCGTCTGCACACGAGTACCGCGGGCTGTTCCCGTAACGAGGCCTGCGGCGGCGAACTGGGCGGCGTAGCGGTCACATTGTTTTTACGTCGCGGCGTGGTCGAATCATCACGTGAACTCCCCGACACGACGCGCGGCGGTCGCCGTCGGCGTCGCCCTCCTCCTCGTCACTGCCGGCTGTAGCGGCGGGGCGAACCCCGCCAGCACCGCCACGACGACCGGACCGACGACTGACGCCGCCGCGCCGACAGATACGACCGAGGCTACTGCCACGACCAGTTCCGCGACGACGACCCAGCCCGGAACGTGGTCGCCGAACGCTTCGGTGGGCCAGTATCCGCCGGGCGTCGCGGACAACGGCACGCTCGTGAACGCGTCCACCCTCCTCGGCGCGCACTTCGCCGCGACGACGAACACGTCGATGGCGCTCAGACTCGAATCCTCGGGAGACGACGGCGTCAGCGCCCACACGCTGACACACGGCCCGGAACGGGTCCCCTTCTACAGCACCGCCGAGGAAACGCACGACGGCGAGCGAGTCTGGACCGAGTTCTACGGGACGCAATCGCACGGTTTCGCCCGGGTGCCCGTGGACAACGAGACGCACCACCTCGTCTACCAGAACACCACTGCCAACGTCGATGCGTGGACCGGTTACGAGACGTTCGGCGGGGTAGAGGACCACGTCCACCCCTTGCTTCACGGTGGGAGCTACAGCGTCAACGGCACCGTCGAGCGCGGCGACAGAACGCTCGTCGAACTCACCACCGACGCGGACTCACTGGAGACGGGCCACATCACGAACGGGACAGTGCTCGTCACGCCCGCCGGCGTCATCTACGACGTCGACGCCACCGTCGTCCAGCAGACTGGCGAGGACACGGAACGACGCCTCGATGCGTCGATGACCCTCGATACCGACGTGGAGTGGAGCGGGCCGCCGTCGTGGATGGCCGACGTGCCGCGACTCTCGCTGTCGATAGTCGAGGACGGGCAGGCAATCGAGATTCGGAACACGGGCGGCGCGGCCGTCCCCGCGAACACGTCGTTCGCCATCACCGGCGGGGAAAGCCGAGCCCTCAGCGCTACACCGGGCCGGGGAGACGTGAAGGGAACCGTCACGACCGACGCGCCCCTCGAACCCGGCGAGGCCGTCTACGTGACTGCCGGCGCCGACGGGGCCGCGTCGTCGTTCGCGCTCCACGACGACCCGACCCGCGGCGAATACACCTTCGGGAACGCGGGACTCACTGGCGGCCTCGGGAGCATTTACTACCGACTGGCGACGGGTATCAGTCCGAAGGGCGTGTGAGCGAGACCGCGCGCCACGCGCACCGATTCGAGACTCCAGTTCGAGGACCGAGAAATTAACAGCGCAGGCGACGGAATTCGGGCCATGACCTACGAAGCGGTGTTCTTCGACCTCGACGACACGCTCTACTCGTATCCGGAGTGCAACGAGGCGGGCAAGCAGGCGGCCTGGGAGGAGGCCGTCGAACTCGGTTACGACTCCAGTCGCGAGGACTTCGAGGACCTCTACATGGAGGCCCGTCGCGAGGTCAAACGCGAACTCGCGGGGACGGCGTCGGCCCACGAGCGGTTCCTCTACTTCAAGCGCGCCATCCAGATTCAGACCGGGACGCACAGCGCGCGGCACGCCCTCGCGCTCGGGGAAGCGTACTGGGACGCGTACGTCGACGAGATGGAACTGTTCGACGGCGTCATCGAGACCCTCGAAACCCTGCAGGACGCGGGGCTGGACGTGGCGATAGTGACGAATCTCACGACGCGCATCCAGATGAAGAAGATAGAACACCTCGGCATCGAGGAACACCTAGACCTCGTGTTGACCAGCGAGGAGACGGGCCGCGAGAAGCCGAGTAGCGTGATGTTCACGCTCCCGATGGCGCAACTGAACGTGCGACCGAGCGAGGTCGCGATGGTCGGGGACTCCGTGTCGGCGGACGTCGAAGGCGGGAACGCGCTCGGCCTGACGACGGTGCTGTTCAACAACGACGCCGACGGGCTGGAGGGGCGGGAGCGCCCGGACCACCAGATTCAGGAGTTCGCGAACGTAAGAGAGGTGGTACTGTAATGCTCGCACGCGAACGCGTCGCCGTCGTCGACCACGCACCGTCGTTGAGTGACCTGACTCCGGGCCGCACCGGGAACCTGAGCGTGCGCCGCGGCGAGCGGTTCGCGGCGACGCCGACCGGCGTGCCCTACGACGGGTTCGACGCGAGCGACGTGCCCGTCGTCGACATGGACGGCGACGTGGTCGCCGGGGAGATGGACCCGACGAGCGAGGTGCCGATGCACACCGGCATCTACCGCCGGCTCGACGCGGGCGCCATCGTCCACACGCACTCACCGTGGGCGTCCACGCTCGCGGTGCTCGGCGAGGAACTCCCGCCGATTCACTACATGATTACCGCCGTCGGGCGGAAGGTGCCGGTCGCGGGCTACGAGCCCTACGGCACCGACGACCTCGCCGAACTCGTCGTCGAGGAGATGGACGCCGCGGACTCGAAGGCCTGTATCCTCGCGAACCACGGCCTCGTCGTCGTCGGCGAGGACCTGCCGACGGCCGTCGAGAACACGGTTCACGTCGAGGAACTCTGCAAGGTCTACTTGCGGGCGCGCCAGCACGGCGAACCGAACCGCCTGAGCGACGAGCAGTTGGCGACCGTCGAGGCGAAGTTCGAGTCCTACGGGCAGAGCGAGGACTGACCCCGTTTTCGCTGCGTTTCGCGTCGGTGCAGTTCGCGACGGCCGCCAGCGCCGCGCTCGCCGCTCGCCCCTAAACCACCAGTTGCTATACAAAAACGCGGTTCCGGGAGCGCTTTAGTGGCCTGCCGTCCACGCCGACGGTATGCTACTAATCGGGAGCGACGACGGCGTACATCGGACCGAGGGCGTCGCAGACGCCACGGCGGCGCGCGCCCAGCGAGCGCTGGACTCCGGGCAGGCGATGCGCGTGCGGACGTTCGACAGCGTTCCGGGCGCGTTCGCGGCGACGACGACCGGCCTCTACCACACCCGAGACGGCGAGTCGTGGACGGACCTCGGCGTGCCCGAAGCGGAAGTGTACGCCGTCGGCGCGAGCCCCGACGGCAGCCGGCTCTACGCCGGCACGCGGCCCGCACGAATCTACGTCGCAGACGCGGCCGACGGCCCCGCCGACCCCGCGTGGCGCGAACTCGACGCGTTCCGCGCGCTCGGCGAGCGCGACGACTGGGGCATCGACCGCCACGAGAACGTCGCGCAGGTCCGAGACGTGCTCGTTCACCCAGAGGACGCCGAGCGCGTCGTCGCGGCCGTCGAGGTCGGCGGCGTCTACGTCAGCGAGGACGGCGGCGAGACGTGGGCCGACCGCCGAATCGAGGGGTTCGACGCGCCACACACCGACGACGTACACCACGTCGCGCTCGGCGAGAGGGACGCGATGGTGGCGGCGACCGGAAGCGGCCTCTACCGGGCGACCGACGCGGGCCGGAACTGGACGCGCCTCGACGACGGCGCGCAGACGTACTTCCGGGAGTCGCTCCTCCGGGACGGCGTCGCGTTCGCGGGCGGGTCGCCGACGCCGCCGTCGTCGTGGCTGGACGACCGGAATCACGCGCTGTTCGTCTCGCGGGACGGCGAGGCGGTCGATGCGGTGGACTCGCCGACACCCGACGAGGTGGCGGTCGGCTGGTGCGAGTACGACGGTGACCCCGTCGCGGCGACGAACCGCGGGACGCTCCTCCGACGCGAGGACGACGGTTGGCGTGCGGTCGGGTCGGTTCCGGCGTCCGAGTCGGTCCACGGCCGATGCATCCCGCTCGCGCAGTTCGAGGCCTGACCGACCGAGGGCCGGGACTGCGAACCGACCTGCACAGTTATGGTCCGTCCGCCGACACTCGGGACGCATGGACGACATCGACACCGCACGCCGCGGGCTCGTCGCCGCCGTCGTCGGCGGCGCGGCGGCGGGCGGGTTCTTCTCTCCGGCGGCGTCGTATCTCGACCGGTTCGCGCCGCTGTCCGGTGACGTGTGGGAGGCGACCACCGACAGCGCGCCGGGGAGCGTGGACAGCGACTACGGCGCGGCGACGGTGCAGTACGACGGCCACCGCGTGCCCGAGGTGACGGCCGACGACGAGCAGGCGCTCTACTACGCCGTCGGCTACGCGCACGGTACCGACCGGCTGTTCCAGATGGACCTCCAGCGTCGCCTGATGCGCGGGCAACTGTCCGCCGTCGTGGGGGAGCGCGCGCTGGAGTCCGACCGGTTCCGCGTGCAGATGGACTTCGCGCGCGCCGCCGACGCGAACTGGGACGCGCTCCAGTCGCGGAACCCCGAGGTGGCGGGGATTCTGGAGGCGTACACCGAGGGCGTGAACGCGGCCCGTGAGGACCAGGCCCTGCCACCGGAGTTCGAACTGCTGGACTACGAGCCAGCGCCGTGGACGCCCGCCGACACGCTGGTGCTCCAGCTCCAGATTTCGTGGACGCTCACCGGGAGTTTCGAGACGCTCCGGCGCGCCCGGCTCCGCGACCAGTTGGGCGAGAACTACGAGGAGTTGTTCCCGCGGCGCTACGACCACGACAGCCCGATTCTGCGCGACGAGGACGGCGGGCGCGTGGCGGGTCGGGGCACGCCGAGCACAGGCGCCGACGCGGCGGTGCCGGACGGCGACCTGACCGACTGGCTGTCAGCCTTCGAGGCGCCCGACGGCGTCGGGTCGAACAGTTGGGTGGTGGGCGGCGAGCACACGGAGAGCGGCGAGCCGATAGTGGCGAACGACCCGCACCTCTCCCTGCTCGCGCCGCCGGTCTGGTACCAGCAACACCTCGACTGGGGGGACGGCTGGGTTCGGGGGGTGACGTTCCCCGGCGTCCCGTTCGTCATCATCGGGGAGAACGACGCCGGGGCGTGGGGGTTCACGAACGCCGGCGCGGACGTGCTGGACTGCTACGCGTACGAGGTGGACGGCGACCAGTACCGGTACGAGGGCGAGTGGCGGGACTTCCGGACCGAGGACCACACCATCGAGGTGGCGGACGGCGAGGACGTGACGGTCACGAAGCGCAAGACCGTCCACGGTCCGATGGTCGAACGAGAGGACCGGCGCGTCGGCGTGGCGTGGACCGGCCTCTCGGCGACGGCGACGACCGACGCCATCCACGCGTACGCCCACAGCGACGGGCTCGAGGACTTCCGGGAGGCGACCCGGGACTTCGACCTGCCGACGCAGTGTGTCGTCTACGCGGACCGCGAGGGCAACACGTACTACAAGGTGACGGGACGGATTCCGGTGCGGTACACGGACGGCGAGCGCGTCGAGGGGTGGCGGGTGTTCGACGGCTCCGCGGGCGAGGGCGAGTGGCCGGGGTACACGCCCTACGGCGAGTCGTCGTGGGACGGCTTCGTCCCCTTCGAAGACAAGCCGGGCGCGGTGAATCCCGGGTACGTCGCCACCGCGAACCAGCGCATCGTCGACGACCCGGAGTACTACCTCGCGGAGTCGTACAGCACGCCGTTCCGCGGCGAGCGCATCTACGAACTGCTCGACGCGCAGACGGCCGACGGCGCCGTGACCCCGGAGTCGATGCGGGACCTCCAGTTGGACGCGCTCGACACGCGCGCCAGACGGCTCGTCCCCCGAATACTCGAAGCGGCCGATGTAGATTCGGCGGGCGCGCCGTTCGACGCGCTCGCGGACTGGGACTACCGAATGGTCGCGGACAGCGAACCGGCGCTCGCGTTCGCGGCGTTCGTCGACGCGTACCGCGAGGCGCTCTACGCGGACGCCTTCGACGCGCTCGGGTTCGACGACGGCTACTGGCCGACCGACTGGGTGACCGTCCACCTCGCCGACGACAGCGCGTGGTTCGACCGCGACGACACCCCGGAGAGCGCGACGGCGGCGATGCAGTCGGCTCTCGACGCCGCGAGCGAGCGAATCGGCGAGGAGGGCTGGGAGACGTACGGCGACTACAACGTCGTCTCGCTCGACCACCCCTTCGACCAGTCCTTCCTGAACTATCCCCGAATGCCGACCGACGGCTCCCCGGCGACGGTGAACAACTACCGCCGCGACGCCGCCGTTGGGAGCAGTTGGCGGATGGTCGTGCCGATGGCCGGCGACGCCGCCGTCGTGTTGCCGGGCGGGAACGACGGCGACCCGTTCAGCGGCCAGTACCACGACCAACTCCGGGCGTGGGCGGACGGCGATTACTTCGCGTTCGACAGGGAGTTCGACGGTCCGAGCGTCGACTTCGGGGGTGGTGCGTGATGCGGCGCGTGCTCCTCGCGGCCGGTGCCGTCGTCGCGTCGCTCGCGCTCGCGTGGGTCCACTGGCTCGGCCTGCTCGTCGGCGGTAT
The nucleotide sequence above comes from Halobacterium litoreum. Encoded proteins:
- a CDS encoding sialidase family protein, with protein sequence MLLIGSDDGVHRTEGVADATAARAQRALDSGQAMRVRTFDSVPGAFAATTTGLYHTRDGESWTDLGVPEAEVYAVGASPDGSRLYAGTRPARIYVADAADGPADPAWRELDAFRALGERDDWGIDRHENVAQVRDVLVHPEDAERVVAAVEVGGVYVSEDGGETWADRRIEGFDAPHTDDVHHVALGERDAMVAATGSGLYRATDAGRNWTRLDDGAQTYFRESLLRDGVAFAGGSPTPPSSWLDDRNHALFVSRDGEAVDAVDSPTPDEVAVGWCEYDGDPVAATNRGTLLRREDDGWRAVGSVPASESVHGRCIPLAQFEA
- a CDS encoding 3-hydroxyacyl-CoA dehydrogenase family protein yields the protein MRVAVLGAGTMGHGIAQVSAMAGHDVALRDVDDDIVQDGLDAIESNLAGGVERDKVTDDEMAATLARIEGTTDLATAAGDADLVVEAVPEDVELKQNVLGEAEGVAPADAVLASNTSSLPVTEIAAALERPGQFVGLHFFNPVHIMALVEVVVAEQTSDATREFASEYVEGIEKTAVEVQDSPGFASSRLGVALGVEAMRMVEEGVASPRDVDASMELGYNHPMGPIELGDVVGLDVRLDILEHLREELGERFRPPQILKRKVRAGKLGKKTGEGFYVWEDGEIVGVSE
- a CDS encoding helix-turn-helix transcriptional regulator → MHRRVACCIVGLLVVASVVAPAAAATTPDEAIGMPEEFDPDSVSLSAALQADGDADWQFTYRMRLTNENETAAFEELQDDVQANTSTYVDRFRSRITETVASAESATGRNMSVGNVSVSTRVNSLNEDSLGVVTYSFEWGSFAAVEGDTVAAGDALEGFYLDNETSLTVSWPDGYEAAEIDPEGERPREDAVVWSGPLEFGAGQPSVVVAPSDEETTTEDNTVDLTDTEGGPSDANSGGAPSLATLAGGLLVVLAVAGGGWLYWSRNGRDEGDGPVPTPGDTGGGGAAAAAADDGDEDAGEPSESEQNEPPAELLSNEERVERFLESQGGRAKQQAVVEELGWTEAKTSQVVKQMREDDQLESFRIGRENVLKLPDADDLDE
- a CDS encoding penicillin acylase family protein; the encoded protein is MDDIDTARRGLVAAVVGGAAAGGFFSPAASYLDRFAPLSGDVWEATTDSAPGSVDSDYGAATVQYDGHRVPEVTADDEQALYYAVGYAHGTDRLFQMDLQRRLMRGQLSAVVGERALESDRFRVQMDFARAADANWDALQSRNPEVAGILEAYTEGVNAAREDQALPPEFELLDYEPAPWTPADTLVLQLQISWTLTGSFETLRRARLRDQLGENYEELFPRRYDHDSPILRDEDGGRVAGRGTPSTGADAAVPDGDLTDWLSAFEAPDGVGSNSWVVGGEHTESGEPIVANDPHLSLLAPPVWYQQHLDWGDGWVRGVTFPGVPFVIIGENDAGAWGFTNAGADVLDCYAYEVDGDQYRYEGEWRDFRTEDHTIEVADGEDVTVTKRKTVHGPMVEREDRRVGVAWTGLSATATTDAIHAYAHSDGLEDFREATRDFDLPTQCVVYADREGNTYYKVTGRIPVRYTDGERVEGWRVFDGSAGEGEWPGYTPYGESSWDGFVPFEDKPGAVNPGYVATANQRIVDDPEYYLAESYSTPFRGERIYELLDAQTADGAVTPESMRDLQLDALDTRARRLVPRILEAADVDSAGAPFDALADWDYRMVADSEPALAFAAFVDAYREALYADAFDALGFDDGYWPTDWVTVHLADDSAWFDRDDTPESATAAMQSALDAASERIGEEGWETYGDYNVVSLDHPFDQSFLNYPRMPTDGSPATVNNYRRDAAVGSSWRMVVPMAGDAAVVLPGGNDGDPFSGQYHDQLRAWADGDYFAFDREFDGPSVDFGGGA
- a CDS encoding enoyl-CoA hydratase/isomerase family protein, with amino-acid sequence MTVADTAADCEFVEVTEDDPEHVTTVTIDRPDARNALNAQLREELKSVCAAIDDSDARVVVLTGSEDAGAFVAGADVGELRERNAVEQRRASERPRVYEVVEDLRQPVIARLNGHALGGGLELALACDVRVCHERAKLGSPEINLGIIPGGGATQRLPRVVGEGQAMKLVLSGDLVGAEEARDIGLVEDVYGDDFDDEVYDLAASMADNSPLALEYGKDAVKAASRMDLESGIDYEAELFAQLFATADKDEGIDAFFEDRDPEWQGR
- a CDS encoding Glu/Leu/Phe/Val family dehydrogenase; amino-acid sequence: MTESGPLDNMLAQMEQAREYVDIDDGIFTRLQSPERTLTVSLPVRMDDGSVEVFEAYRCQFDSARGPFKGGIRYHPNVSQEEVSALAGWMTWKTALVDLPFGGAKGGIICNPKELSDAEIEQLTRRYTEGIRRMIGPEIDIPAPDMNTNPRTMAWIMDTYSMYQGYAVPEVVTGKPPEIGGTDGRVEATGRGVAIITEETFEYFDTDVENADVAIQGFGNVGSVTAQLLDERGANVVAVSDVTGAIYDPDGLDIDAVLDYVAGNDGRLEGYDAEAITNDDLLTLDVDALIPAAIEDVITVDVAERLEADVVVEAANGPTTFDAANVLEERGVPVVPDILANAGGVIVSYLEWVQNSQQYSWEVEEVNRDLEERLTTSFDEMLTAYEEKSIPTLRTAAYTIALERTASAHEYRGLFP
- a CDS encoding class II aldolase/adducin family protein, translated to MLARERVAVVDHAPSLSDLTPGRTGNLSVRRGERFAATPTGVPYDGFDASDVPVVDMDGDVVAGEMDPTSEVPMHTGIYRRLDAGAIVHTHSPWASTLAVLGEELPPIHYMITAVGRKVPVAGYEPYGTDDLAELVVEEMDAADSKACILANHGLVVVGEDLPTAVENTVHVEELCKVYLRARQHGEPNRLSDEQLATVEAKFESYGQSED
- a CDS encoding HAD family hydrolase; this translates as MTYEAVFFDLDDTLYSYPECNEAGKQAAWEEAVELGYDSSREDFEDLYMEARREVKRELAGTASAHERFLYFKRAIQIQTGTHSARHALALGEAYWDAYVDEMELFDGVIETLETLQDAGLDVAIVTNLTTRIQMKKIEHLGIEEHLDLVLTSEETGREKPSSVMFTLPMAQLNVRPSEVAMVGDSVSADVEGGNALGLTTVLFNNDADGLEGRERPDHQIQEFANVREVVL